From Propionispora vibrioides, the proteins below share one genomic window:
- a CDS encoding HD domain-containing protein, whose translation MSRDKVIAKMKEIFREVPYGIDHTLNVLQDAALIMEGEGIEAAERELISVVAILHDIGAVEAQRKYGSMEAMYQEKEGPPIARRILEELHYDSRFIERVCFIISFHHTPAKIDGLDFQIQWEADLLANLAYMDIRNDKEQLRQYIEEQFKTATGKALALERFMQK comes from the coding sequence ATGTCCAGGGATAAAGTGATTGCAAAAATGAAAGAAATTTTCCGGGAAGTGCCTTATGGAATCGACCACACACTTAATGTGTTGCAGGATGCGGCGCTCATTATGGAAGGGGAAGGTATTGAGGCGGCTGAGCGAGAGCTGATTTCGGTTGTTGCCATTCTGCATGATATAGGGGCCGTGGAAGCGCAACGCAAGTATGGGTCGATGGAGGCCATGTATCAGGAAAAAGAGGGACCGCCTATCGCCAGGCGTATATTGGAAGAGCTTCACTATGACTCCCGGTTTATTGAGCGGGTCTGCTTTATTATTTCATTTCATCATACACCGGCTAAGATTGACGGCTTGGATTTTCAGATACAATGGGAGGCCGACCTATTAGCCAACCTTGCGTACATGGATATTAGAAACGACAAAGAGCAGCTTCGGCAGTACATTGAGGAGCAGTTCAAGACCGCCACAGGCAAGGCCTTGGCACTAGAACGGTTTATGCAAAAATAG
- a CDS encoding sigma-54-dependent transcriptional regulator — MARIDKIIQFLKEYKKTNKPGISAQKLALELAIQRCDASLELNRLFKEGVVTKTGTRPVLYQIKENIEEINTKTQACNNKNGKTPFAEIIGYDGSIKAQIELAKAAIIYPPYGLHTLILGESGVGKNLLAEEMWAYANQCWKKEEKNEIPFVQFCCADYAANEQLLLAQLFGYVKGAFTGAEEDRNGIVERAQGGILFLDEIHRLPPTGQELLFMLIDKGIYRRLGETQERRKGQLMIIGATSEDVSSSLLMTFRRRIPVQISLPRISERPIRERVNIIVHFVRQEARRLGISIFIEGKVLEIFANYHCPANIGELRNDVLLCCAKSYLEYSTASEQYLQLREKNIPQRIFSLVTRQSVLDTAVNKLFKEGILIKADSLLLQSEQDNVHDFHIDFYKYIDRKMEYYRQLGISAEEITIKARQDLEKYFSSIDQILRKTNSVDMPASIIEAPVWEIANALVNDAAECLVRSYSKNTLVALAWHLQQFKERSASGRSIYNPDLTNIKQKHSPAFKIAEKHKESMEKKLGTIIPEDELGFLTMFLIHGGEDYGQAHAGIVVVAHGRGVAQHMAELANNLLGMDRIKYYEIPLNRSNMQTVEDLRTIIKKIDEGLGVVLIVDMGFLVTMEDTLCQETGVQVRVIPNLTTALLLEAGRRLFTTNVNNLDDAVKAIYDAYDDYTMTIRQRHQYGKLANVEKVEPKVVLLVCATGQGVAKKMQEILVAEIPEVSNLQFKMASAAEDIQAMLQTTELKVNLIIGSFNPGIPDIPFVPAGELFSHDGIKKIKSILQSSQPARYELASESQAAKSIYKLLEEQLGKFIKRLPLYKVADVCKELVEKISGAFFQGAMEQDVIIRTYLHAACMFDRAYAQEALLEPQWSREIQTEREQDFKCLEKIIQESAAQLSLEVSVGEVCYFLSSFPGGKNTNLKAGQKQ, encoded by the coding sequence ATGGCACGGATAGATAAAATTATACAGTTTCTAAAAGAATATAAAAAAACTAACAAACCCGGAATTAGTGCTCAAAAACTTGCCTTGGAATTAGCTATACAAAGATGCGACGCTTCTCTGGAGCTAAATCGTTTGTTTAAAGAAGGCGTGGTGACCAAGACAGGTACGCGGCCGGTACTATATCAAATCAAAGAAAATATAGAAGAAATAAATACTAAAACGCAGGCCTGTAATAACAAAAACGGGAAAACTCCCTTTGCCGAAATTATTGGCTACGACGGCAGTATAAAAGCCCAGATTGAACTTGCCAAAGCGGCGATTATTTATCCGCCTTATGGACTGCATACATTGATTTTAGGCGAGAGCGGGGTCGGGAAAAATCTTCTGGCTGAGGAAATGTGGGCTTATGCTAATCAATGCTGGAAGAAGGAAGAAAAGAATGAGATTCCCTTTGTACAGTTTTGCTGTGCCGATTATGCCGCCAATGAACAACTTTTATTGGCGCAGCTATTCGGTTATGTGAAAGGCGCTTTTACCGGTGCCGAGGAGGATCGGAACGGAATTGTCGAGCGGGCGCAGGGAGGGATTTTATTTCTTGATGAGATTCACCGGTTGCCGCCGACAGGCCAGGAACTTTTATTTATGTTAATTGATAAAGGCATTTACCGGCGGTTGGGGGAAACCCAGGAGCGGCGCAAAGGGCAACTGATGATTATCGGTGCAACCTCAGAAGACGTATCCAGCTCTTTATTAATGACTTTTCGCCGGCGGATTCCGGTGCAAATCAGCCTGCCGCGCATCAGTGAGCGGCCGATCCGCGAGCGGGTGAATATCATTGTGCATTTTGTCCGGCAGGAGGCCAGACGGTTAGGTATATCGATATTTATTGAGGGCAAGGTCCTGGAGATTTTTGCGAATTACCATTGTCCCGCCAATATCGGTGAATTGCGCAACGATGTCTTATTGTGTTGCGCAAAAAGTTACCTGGAGTATTCCACAGCTTCGGAACAGTATCTGCAATTAAGAGAAAAAAATATTCCCCAGCGCATTTTTTCATTAGTGACAAGACAATCGGTGTTGGATACTGCGGTTAATAAGCTGTTCAAAGAGGGCATTCTCATTAAAGCAGACAGTCTGTTGCTGCAGTCTGAGCAGGACAATGTCCATGATTTTCATATTGATTTTTATAAATACATTGACCGCAAGATGGAATATTACCGGCAACTCGGAATATCGGCCGAAGAGATCACTATCAAGGCCCGGCAGGATCTGGAAAAGTATTTTAGCTCCATCGATCAAATTTTACGTAAAACCAATTCTGTGGATATGCCGGCCAGTATTATTGAAGCCCCTGTCTGGGAAATTGCCAATGCGCTGGTGAATGATGCGGCGGAATGCCTTGTTCGTAGCTATAGTAAAAACACGCTTGTGGCACTGGCCTGGCATTTGCAGCAATTTAAAGAACGGTCCGCCTCGGGACGGTCCATTTATAATCCTGATTTAACAAATATAAAACAAAAGCACAGTCCGGCGTTTAAGATTGCCGAAAAACACAAAGAGAGTATGGAAAAGAAGCTAGGTACGATAATACCCGAGGATGAACTTGGCTTTTTAACTATGTTCTTAATTCACGGGGGAGAAGATTATGGGCAGGCTCATGCCGGTATTGTTGTTGTTGCCCATGGCCGGGGTGTTGCCCAGCATATGGCGGAACTGGCTAATAATCTGTTGGGTATGGATCGAATAAAATACTACGAGATTCCCCTGAACCGCAGTAACATGCAAACGGTGGAGGACCTCCGCACGATTATCAAGAAGATAGATGAAGGACTGGGCGTCGTTTTGATTGTAGACATGGGATTTCTCGTGACGATGGAAGACACCTTATGTCAGGAAACAGGCGTACAAGTACGGGTGATCCCCAACTTGACGACTGCCTTGCTTCTCGAAGCGGGAAGACGCTTATTTACCACCAATGTAAATAATTTAGACGATGCAGTAAAAGCTATTTATGATGCTTACGATGACTATACCATGACGATCAGGCAGCGTCATCAATATGGTAAGCTTGCCAATGTGGAAAAAGTCGAACCCAAGGTGGTACTGCTGGTTTGCGCCACCGGGCAGGGCGTGGCCAAGAAGATGCAGGAAATTTTAGTAGCCGAAATTCCGGAAGTGAGCAACCTGCAATTTAAGATGGCCAGTGCAGCGGAAGATATTCAAGCAATGCTTCAGACAACCGAACTAAAAGTAAATTTAATTATCGGCAGCTTTAATCCGGGTATTCCGGATATTCCTTTTGTACCGGCCGGGGAACTTTTTAGTCATGACGGTATAAAGAAAATAAAGAGTATTTTGCAAAGCAGTCAGCCGGCAAGGTATGAACTGGCGAGTGAAAGTCAGGCAGCTAAAAGCATTTACAAACTGTTGGAAGAGCAGCTTGGCAAGTTTATTAAAAGACTGCCTTTGTATAAGGTAGCGGATGTATGCAAGGAACTGGTGGAAAAAATTTCGGGTGCGTTCTTTCAGGGTGCTATGGAACAAGATGTAATTATCCGGACTTATTTACATGCAGCGTGTATGTTTGACCGGGCTTATGCCCAGGAGGCGTTATTAGAGCCGCAATGGAGCAGGGAGATACAAACCGAGCGGGAGCAGGATTTTAAATGTCTGGAAAAAATCATACAAGAAAGTGCTGCTCAATTGTCACTGGAGGTTTCGGTGGGTGAGGTATGTTACTTTTTAAGCAGCTTTCCCGGCGGGAAAAATACCAATCTTAAGGCTGGGCAAAAGCAGTAA
- a CDS encoding amidohydrolase family protein, translating into MKEKVDILISGGTIVDPKNNLMEQQDLAIRDGKILPLQQACDLQAEQVINARGYLITPGLIDHHVHIFDGGSEYGFFPDSALLPMGVTAAVDAGSAGAANYESFRQNVILRSKMKLFAYLNISSMGQLGGNFPEQINPQYYDLPRIRSMIDKFPEICGLKLRCDKAIIDDWGHVPLQKTLAIARELDTRLVVHGKNPPMPLEAITAQLGAGDILCHCYQGLNSTILEQSGGIKSSIQAARTRGVLFDSADAKGNYDYQVLIPALKEGFVPDIISTDLTLSSLFHPQIYGLPLLLSKYLNLGLPLLEVIRACTEKPARILGLENRLGTLEAGAIADIAMFELKQDVAVVFENKNGDCYNGNQVLVPLMTILEGKIVYRHMETMFRYR; encoded by the coding sequence ATGAAAGAAAAAGTGGATATTTTGATTTCCGGTGGAACCATCGTTGATCCTAAGAATAATCTTATGGAGCAGCAGGATCTGGCAATTCGGGACGGAAAAATCCTCCCGTTGCAGCAGGCTTGTGACCTGCAGGCTGAACAAGTGATCAATGCCAGGGGCTATCTGATTACGCCTGGTCTCATTGATCATCATGTGCATATTTTTGACGGCGGCTCGGAATATGGCTTTTTTCCGGATTCCGCATTATTGCCGATGGGGGTTACGGCAGCCGTTGATGCAGGCAGTGCCGGGGCCGCCAACTATGAAAGCTTTAGGCAAAATGTCATACTCCGCAGCAAGATGAAGTTGTTTGCCTACCTTAATATATCCTCCATGGGCCAGCTGGGCGGGAACTTTCCTGAACAAATCAATCCTCAATACTATGATCTTCCCCGTATCAGAAGCATGATTGATAAATTTCCGGAAATATGCGGGTTGAAGCTTCGCTGCGATAAAGCGATCATTGATGACTGGGGCCATGTCCCACTTCAGAAAACCCTTGCTATTGCCAGGGAACTGGATACCCGGCTGGTTGTTCATGGCAAGAATCCACCGATGCCGCTGGAGGCTATTACTGCACAGCTAGGGGCCGGGGATATTCTCTGCCACTGCTATCAGGGACTGAACAGCACAATACTGGAGCAAAGTGGCGGTATCAAAAGCAGTATACAGGCAGCGAGAACGCGTGGCGTGCTGTTTGACAGTGCCGATGCGAAGGGAAACTATGATTATCAGGTGCTGATTCCTGCACTAAAAGAAGGGTTTGTGCCGGATATAATCAGTACGGACTTAACGTTATCATCATTATTTCATCCGCAAATATACGGACTGCCGTTATTGCTGTCGAAATACTTAAATCTGGGGCTGCCGCTGCTGGAAGTTATCCGGGCCTGTACGGAAAAGCCTGCCCGTATCCTGGGGCTGGAAAACCGGCTCGGCACACTGGAAGCGGGCGCAATTGCCGATATTGCCATGTTTGAATTAAAACAAGATGTTGCTGTCGTTTTTGAAAATAAGAATGGAGACTGTTATAATGGAAACCAGGTTCTTGTTCCGCTGATGACCATCCTGGAGGGAAAAATTGTCTATCGGCATATGGAAACTATGTTTCGCTATAGATGA
- a CDS encoding PTS system mannose/fructose/sorbose family transporter subunit IID, with translation MKDAETVMEKKKQLSKMDLVRAYWMWNFFSHSNYNYERLQATGFVQHMAPIIKKLYGDDPEEYKACIKRHMQFFNTEPYFGGVINGMVIAMEEDKANGAPISGDMINSIKTGLMGPFAGVGDTIWQGTLNPIFIAFGVTLASTGNMMGPVLYAVLMLLCLWGLGYFMFMRGYTMGKVGIKQLMESNLLNRILVAASAMGAITLGALSANFVKLSTPVVLNIGQSQINIQEKIFDTLMPHVLPLLLVLGTYWMLKKKRISATKSMLILVLIAIAGGVLGIF, from the coding sequence ATGAAGGATGCGGAAACGGTCATGGAGAAGAAGAAACAATTATCAAAGATGGATCTGGTACGCGCTTATTGGATGTGGAACTTTTTTTCTCATTCTAATTACAACTATGAACGGTTACAGGCAACCGGATTTGTTCAGCATATGGCACCTATTATAAAAAAGTTATATGGCGATGATCCGGAAGAATACAAAGCCTGCATTAAAAGGCATATGCAGTTTTTTAATACGGAACCGTATTTTGGCGGTGTTATCAATGGTATGGTTATAGCCATGGAAGAAGACAAGGCCAATGGAGCGCCGATTAGCGGCGATATGATTAATAGCATTAAAACCGGCTTAATGGGGCCCTTTGCCGGTGTGGGTGATACCATCTGGCAGGGGACGCTTAACCCGATCTTTATTGCCTTTGGCGTTACCCTGGCCAGCACCGGGAACATGATGGGGCCGGTGCTTTACGCGGTCTTAATGTTACTCTGCCTGTGGGGACTGGGCTATTTTATGTTCATGCGGGGTTATACTATGGGCAAGGTAGGGATTAAACAGCTCATGGAAAGCAACCTGTTAAACCGGATCTTGGTGGCGGCTTCGGCGATGGGAGCTATCACGCTGGGTGCTTTGTCAGCCAATTTTGTCAAGCTATCTACACCGGTTGTCTTGAATATCGGTCAGTCCCAGATCAATATTCAGGAGAAAATTTTTGATACCTTGATGCCACATGTATTACCGTTATTATTGGTTTTAGGCACTTACTGGATGTTAAAAAAGAAAAGAATATCGGCGACCAAATCCATGCTGATTTTAGTGCTTATTGCCATTGCCGGCGGCGTGCTGGGCATCTTTTAA
- a CDS encoding PTS mannose/fructose/sorbose/N-acetylgalactosamine transporter subunit IIC, translating into MEISIIQAILIGIVYYMGTNGNPWPTVLGSYIIRQPIVGGTLVGLILGDPVQGCIIGAAINLPYIAFITAGGALPSDAGLAGTLGTAVALASGLEPSVAIAIAVPIGLLGTIIWVTHMTVDVTFVHMADKAAEEGNLDKICFLHIIPPQIFMFIICVIPVTLGAYYGGDIIKSIINLLQGTPLHVMSIIGGMLPALGIAMNMSAMGRKGTLLFFILGFAMSVYFNLGIIAVAIFATIISYFHAMNMKEVQ; encoded by the coding sequence GTGGAAATATCGATTATTCAGGCTATATTAATTGGTATTGTATACTATATGGGCACCAACGGGAATCCCTGGCCCACCGTTCTGGGGAGTTATATTATTCGCCAGCCTATCGTGGGAGGGACCCTGGTTGGCTTGATTCTGGGCGATCCTGTGCAAGGTTGTATTATTGGAGCTGCCATTAATTTACCGTATATTGCCTTTATTACTGCCGGCGGGGCTTTGCCCTCCGATGCCGGTTTGGCGGGCACGCTGGGGACAGCGGTTGCGCTGGCAAGTGGCCTTGAGCCGTCGGTTGCGATTGCGATTGCCGTACCGATTGGTCTATTGGGCACGATTATTTGGGTAACCCATATGACCGTGGATGTTACCTTTGTCCATATGGCGGATAAAGCGGCTGAGGAAGGGAATTTGGATAAGATTTGCTTCCTGCATATTATCCCGCCGCAGATTTTTATGTTCATTATTTGCGTAATACCCGTAACCCTGGGAGCCTATTATGGCGGAGATATTATTAAATCCATTATCAATTTATTGCAGGGAACGCCTTTACACGTAATGAGTATTATCGGCGGCATGCTGCCGGCTCTGGGGATTGCCATGAATATGAGCGCCATGGGACGTAAAGGCACACTGTTATTCTTTATTCTGGGTTTTGCCATGAGCGTATATTTCAATTTGGGCATTATTGCGGTTGCTATTTTTGCCACCATTATTTCATACTTTCATGCCATGAATATGAAGGAGGTACAGTAA
- a CDS encoding PTS sugar transporter subunit IIB, which yields MAQIVFSRVDDRLIHGQVVTSWLNYSGANHIIIVDDLTAQDDFVKMILKGAVPPGYKMTVLSIADMIATFTALPDDKVFLLVKTPAVILALAEAGIDIKELNVGGMGGNAERSKFYKNISMSEAEKDCVKKLLEKGLSISIQVIPQDKKINIEDLL from the coding sequence ATGGCGCAAATCGTGTTTTCACGGGTAGATGACCGTCTTATCCATGGTCAGGTTGTAACCAGTTGGTTGAATTATAGCGGCGCTAATCACATTATTATTGTTGATGATTTAACCGCCCAGGATGATTTTGTAAAGATGATTTTAAAAGGAGCTGTGCCGCCGGGATATAAAATGACCGTGTTGTCCATTGCGGATATGATAGCGACTTTTACTGCATTGCCTGATGATAAAGTCTTTTTGCTGGTTAAAACCCCGGCTGTTATTTTAGCCTTGGCGGAGGCCGGTATTGATATTAAGGAATTAAATGTCGGCGGCATGGGCGGCAATGCGGAGCGGAGTAAATTTTATAAGAATATATCGATGTCGGAAGCGGAGAAAGACTGCGTGAAAAAATTGCTGGAAAAGGGACTGTCCATCTCCATACAGGTGATCCCGCAAGACAAAAAAATAAATATTGAAGATCTTTTATAG
- a CDS encoding PTS sugar transporter subunit IIA: MVGVIIATHSELSEGVVKTSEVLLGKQDNVKVLTLHVGDSIQAFREQMEKEIISLQTCEGVVVLVDMLGGSPYNVAFSLLQTYNFQLLTGVNLPMLLHVLTKRESSLNEAVLACECLQAAKESITLLNRDMIKKMQQAAES; this comes from the coding sequence GTGGTAGGTGTCATTATAGCTACCCATTCGGAGTTAAGCGAAGGGGTGGTAAAAACTTCAGAGGTTTTATTGGGAAAGCAGGATAATGTAAAGGTCCTTACATTGCATGTCGGTGATTCTATTCAAGCGTTCAGAGAACAAATGGAAAAAGAGATTATTTCCCTTCAAACTTGTGAAGGCGTGGTTGTGTTAGTGGATATGCTGGGAGGAAGCCCTTATAACGTTGCATTTTCCCTATTGCAAACATACAATTTTCAATTACTTACCGGCGTGAATTTACCCATGTTGTTGCATGTTTTGACTAAGCGGGAAAGTTCTCTGAATGAGGCTGTGCTGGCCTGTGAATGCCTGCAGGCCGCTAAAGAAAGCATTACCCTGTTAAATCGTGATATGATAAAAAAAATGCAGCAAGCTGCAGAGTCGTAG
- the eda gene encoding bifunctional 4-hydroxy-2-oxoglutarate aldolase/2-dehydro-3-deoxy-phosphogluconate aldolase gives MQTKYEIVKTIVDSGMVLIIRTDQEDEAKKVAEAAVAGGVKALEITMSCANALGVIAYLADKYKGQDIVVGAGTILDAETANAAMLAGARLLVSPNLNPAMIEQANRYQAVTISGAMTPTEVLNTVQSGADFVKIFPAEFLGPQYIKTIKAPLPQAAVVPTGGVNPENVQEWFAAGSSALGVGSYISKAHKKDGDYGKVTAAAREFAAAIKQARS, from the coding sequence GTGCAGACCAAATATGAAATAGTAAAAACAATTGTAGATAGCGGTATGGTGTTGATTATTAGGACGGATCAGGAGGACGAAGCAAAAAAAGTTGCCGAAGCGGCGGTAGCGGGCGGCGTCAAAGCGCTTGAAATCACGATGAGCTGCGCTAATGCCCTGGGGGTGATTGCCTATCTGGCTGATAAATACAAAGGTCAGGATATTGTAGTTGGCGCGGGAACGATTCTGGATGCGGAAACCGCTAATGCCGCCATGCTTGCCGGTGCCAGGTTGCTGGTTAGTCCCAATCTGAATCCGGCTATGATCGAACAGGCCAACCGTTATCAGGCGGTGACCATATCAGGCGCAATGACGCCGACGGAGGTGCTCAATACCGTACAAAGCGGCGCGGACTTTGTAAAAATATTCCCGGCTGAGTTCTTGGGACCCCAATATATTAAAACGATTAAAGCGCCGTTGCCGCAGGCTGCCGTTGTGCCGACCGGCGGAGTAAATCCTGAAAATGTGCAGGAATGGTTTGCTGCGGGCAGCAGTGCCTTAGGCGTAGGCAGCTATATATCGAAAGCGCATAAAAAGGACGGTGATTATGGAAAAGTTACTGCTGCCGCCAGAGAATTTGCGGCAGCGATCAAACAAGCAAGATCATAA
- a CDS encoding phosphoglycerate dehydrogenase translates to MKKKILIGSRARSRAAKMTKLLEEAGYELILNPFDRTLTEAELVERIQGASAMVAGSDVVTKRVLEAGSPSLKIVAKQGVGYNTIDVETAKQIGIAVTITPGANSKSVADLTMGLILAAARNIAGMDRAIRKGEWYRHTGVELNSRVLGIVGTGHIGQEVAKRAVAFGMSLIAYDTCPRQELVDQYAIRYVELDELFATADFVSLHAPALVSTVGMVNSQRLSRMKSTAFLINTSRGELVVEDDLYEALRHNKIAGAALDVFCEEPPKHSLLSGLGNATFTAHAGAYTEEAIVNAGVIAAEEIIRVLAGQEPRFAVTN, encoded by the coding sequence ATGAAGAAAAAAATACTAATTGGCTCCCGGGCACGTTCGCGCGCTGCCAAAATGACCAAACTATTGGAAGAAGCGGGCTACGAATTAATCCTGAACCCTTTTGACAGGACGCTGACCGAGGCGGAGTTAGTGGAGCGGATACAGGGGGCTAGCGCGATGGTTGCCGGCAGTGATGTGGTAACCAAACGTGTTCTGGAGGCAGGAAGCCCCAGCTTGAAAATTGTTGCCAAGCAGGGGGTAGGCTATAATACCATTGATGTAGAAACGGCTAAACAGATTGGTATTGCGGTGACGATTACACCGGGGGCCAACAGTAAATCAGTGGCTGATTTGACAATGGGTCTTATCCTTGCTGCAGCAAGAAATATCGCAGGTATGGATCGGGCCATTCGAAAAGGCGAATGGTATCGTCATACGGGGGTTGAACTGAATAGTAGAGTGTTAGGCATTGTTGGCACAGGGCATATTGGGCAGGAGGTAGCTAAACGGGCGGTTGCTTTTGGCATGAGCCTTATTGCCTACGATACCTGTCCCCGGCAGGAGCTTGTCGATCAATATGCTATTCGTTATGTGGAACTGGATGAACTTTTTGCAACGGCCGATTTCGTTTCTTTGCATGCGCCGGCCCTTGTCTCAACGGTGGGGATGGTGAACTCGCAGCGGCTTAGCAGAATGAAAAGCACTGCTTTTCTCATTAATACGTCCCGTGGCGAGCTGGTGGTGGAAGACGATTTATACGAGGCGTTGCGGCACAACAAAATTGCCGGTGCGGCTTTGGATGTTTTCTGTGAAGAGCCGCCCAAGCATTCTTTGCTGTCCGGGTTAGGTAATGCTACGTTTACGGCCCATGCCGGGGCCTATACGGAAGAAGCCATTGTAAATGCCGGTGTCATTGCCGCCGAAGAGATTATTCGTGTCTTAGCGGGGCAAGAACCGCGCTTTGCCGTTACAAACTAA